In Streptomyces durocortorensis, a genomic segment contains:
- the ileS gene encoding isoleucine--tRNA ligase, whose protein sequence is MTSPQYRQVPAQVDLPALEHAVLDFWRESKIFARSLEQSEGRPEWVFYEGPPTANGMPGAHHIEARVFKDVFPRFRTMQGYHVGRKAGWDCHGLPVELAVEKELGFNGKKDIEAFGIAEFNAKCRESVTRHTDAFAELTTRMGYWVDLDDAYRTMDPEYVDSVWWSLKEIFNKDLLVQDHRVAPWCPRCGTGLSDHELAQGYETVVDPSVFVRFPLTSGPLAGEAALLVWTTTPWTLVSNTAVAAHPEVRYVVATNGEEKLVVAEPLLEKALGEGWEVTGQSFTGAEMERWTYERPFALVEFPAEAHYVVNAEYVTTEDGTGLVHQSPAFGADDLVVCRAYGLPVVNPVRPDGTFEEDLPLVGGVFFKKADEALTADLEARGKLFRHVPYEHSYPHCWRCHTALLYYAQPSWYIRTTAIKDRLLEENEKTNWFPDTVKNGRFGDWLNNNVDWALSRNRYWGTPLPIWRCEDNHLTCVGSRAELTELTGADQSNLDPHRPFIDEITFTCPHEDCRLEAYRVPEVIDAWYDSGSMPFAQWGYPYKNKEIFESRYPAQFISEAIDQTRGWFYTLMAVGTLVFDKSSYENVVCLGHILAEDGRKMSKHLGNILQPIPLMDQHGADAVRWFMAAGGSPWAARRVGHGTIQEVVRKTLLTYWNTVAFQALYARTSGWAPSAADPAPADRTVLDRWLLSELNALVDQMTVSMEGYDTQRAGKLLSAFVDDLSNWYVRRSRRRFWQGDKAALRTLHEVVETVTRLMAPLTPFITERVWQDLIAPVTPDAPESVHLSTWPKAEVSAIDPTLSTQMALVRRLVELGRATRAESGVKTRQPLSRALVAANGFDALSPELRAQITEELNVTSLASLSEVGGSLVDTTAKANFRALGKRFGKGVQAVAKAVAEADAAALSLALREGTATVEVEGERITLSPDEVIITETPREGWSVASDSGATVALDLEITPELRRAGLARDAIRLIQEARKNSGLDVADRIAVRWTSTSPATVEALTEHTPLIADEVLALDYAQGEADDTYGEVFEDEGLALTFRLRKR, encoded by the coding sequence ATGACATCGCCGCAGTACCGCCAGGTACCCGCCCAGGTCGACCTGCCCGCGCTGGAGCACGCCGTGCTCGACTTCTGGCGCGAGAGCAAGATCTTCGCCCGGAGCCTCGAACAGTCCGAGGGCCGCCCCGAGTGGGTCTTCTACGAGGGCCCGCCCACCGCCAACGGCATGCCGGGCGCCCACCACATCGAGGCCCGCGTCTTCAAGGACGTCTTCCCCCGCTTCCGCACCATGCAGGGCTACCACGTGGGCCGCAAGGCCGGCTGGGACTGCCACGGCCTGCCGGTCGAACTCGCGGTGGAGAAGGAACTGGGCTTCAACGGCAAGAAGGACATCGAGGCGTTCGGCATCGCCGAGTTCAACGCCAAGTGCCGTGAGTCCGTGACCCGGCACACCGACGCCTTCGCCGAGCTCACGACCCGTATGGGCTACTGGGTCGACCTGGACGACGCGTACCGCACGATGGACCCCGAGTACGTCGACTCCGTGTGGTGGTCGCTGAAGGAGATCTTCAACAAGGACCTGCTGGTCCAGGACCACCGGGTCGCCCCCTGGTGCCCCCGCTGCGGCACGGGCCTGTCCGACCACGAGCTGGCCCAGGGCTACGAGACGGTCGTCGACCCCTCGGTCTTCGTCCGCTTCCCCCTGACCTCCGGCCCGCTGGCGGGCGAGGCGGCCCTCCTGGTGTGGACGACCACCCCCTGGACCCTGGTGTCCAATACGGCGGTCGCCGCGCACCCCGAGGTCCGCTATGTCGTCGCGACGAACGGCGAGGAGAAGCTCGTCGTCGCCGAACCGCTCCTGGAGAAGGCCCTCGGCGAGGGCTGGGAGGTGACCGGCCAGTCGTTCACCGGCGCGGAGATGGAGCGCTGGACCTACGAGCGCCCCTTCGCCCTGGTCGAGTTCCCGGCGGAAGCCCACTACGTGGTCAACGCCGAGTACGTCACGACCGAGGACGGTACGGGTCTGGTCCACCAGTCCCCCGCGTTCGGCGCCGACGACCTCGTGGTCTGCCGTGCGTACGGCCTCCCGGTGGTCAATCCGGTCCGCCCCGACGGCACTTTCGAAGAGGATCTCCCGCTGGTCGGCGGCGTCTTCTTCAAGAAGGCCGACGAGGCGCTCACCGCGGACCTGGAGGCGCGGGGCAAGCTCTTCCGCCACGTCCCGTACGAGCACAGCTACCCGCACTGCTGGCGCTGCCACACGGCGCTGCTCTACTACGCGCAGCCGTCCTGGTACATCAGGACGACGGCGATCAAGGACCGCCTCCTTGAGGAGAACGAGAAGACCAACTGGTTCCCGGACACGGTCAAGAACGGCCGCTTCGGCGACTGGCTGAACAACAACGTCGACTGGGCGCTCTCCCGCAACCGCTACTGGGGTACGCCGCTGCCGATCTGGCGGTGCGAGGACAACCACCTGACGTGCGTGGGCTCACGCGCGGAGCTGACGGAACTGACGGGCGCCGACCAGTCGAACCTGGACCCCCACCGTCCGTTCATCGACGAGATCACCTTCACCTGCCCGCACGAGGACTGCCGGCTGGAGGCGTACCGCGTCCCGGAGGTCATCGACGCCTGGTACGACTCGGGTTCGATGCCGTTCGCGCAGTGGGGCTACCCGTACAAGAACAAGGAGATCTTCGAGAGCCGCTACCCGGCGCAGTTCATCTCGGAGGCCATCGACCAGACCCGCGGCTGGTTCTACACGCTGATGGCGGTAGGCACCCTGGTCTTCGACAAGTCGTCCTACGAGAACGTGGTCTGCCTGGGCCACATCCTCGCCGAGGACGGCCGCAAGATGTCCAAGCACCTGGGGAACATCCTCCAGCCGATCCCGCTGATGGACCAGCACGGGGCGGACGCGGTGCGGTGGTTCATGGCGGCGGGCGGCTCCCCCTGGGCGGCACGACGGGTGGGCCACGGCACCATCCAGGAGGTCGTCCGCAAGACGCTCCTCACCTACTGGAACACGGTCGCCTTCCAGGCCCTGTACGCGCGCACCTCGGGCTGGGCCCCCTCGGCGGCCGACCCGGCCCCTGCGGACCGCACGGTCCTGGACCGCTGGCTGCTGAGCGAACTGAACGCGCTGGTGGACCAGATGACGGTCTCCATGGAGGGCTACGACACCCAGCGCGCGGGCAAGCTGCTCTCCGCGTTCGTGGACGACCTGTCCAACTGGTACGTACGCCGCTCGCGCCGCCGCTTCTGGCAGGGCGACAAGGCGGCGCTGCGCACGCTGCACGAGGTCGTCGAGACGGTGACGCGTCTGATGGCCCCGCTGACCCCGTTCATCACGGAGCGGGTCTGGCAGGACCTGATCGCCCCGGTCACCCCCGACGCCCCGGAATCGGTGCACCTGTCCACCTGGCCCAAGGCGGAGGTCTCCGCGATCGATCCGACGCTCTCCACGCAGATGGCGCTGGTGCGCCGCCTCGTGGAGCTGGGCCGGGCGACGCGCGCCGAGTCGGGTGTGAAGACGCGGCAGCCGCTGTCGCGCGCACTCGTCGCGGCGAACGGCTTCGACGCCCTCTCCCCGGAGCTGCGCGCGCAGATCACGGAGGAGCTGAACGTCACGTCCCTGGCCTCGCTCTCCGAGGTGGGCGGCTCGCTGGTCGACACGACGGCGAAGGCGAACTTCCGGGCACTGGGCAAGCGGTTCGGCAAGGGTGTGCAGGCGGTGGCCAAGGCGGTGGCCGAGGCGGACGCGGCGGCTCTCTCCCTCGCCCTGCGCGAGGGCACGGCGACGGTTGAGGTGGAGGGCGAGCGGATCACCCTCTCCCCCGACGAGGTGATCATCACGGAGACCCCCCGCGAGGGCTGGTCGGTCGCCTCGGACTCGGGCGCGACGGTCGCCCTGGACCTGGAGATCACCCCGGAACTGCGCCGCGCGGGCCTGGCCCGCGACGCGATCCGCCTGATCCAGGAGGCCCGCAAGAACAGCGGCCTGGACGTCGCGGACCGCATCGCCGTCCGCTGGACCTCCACGTCCCCGGCGACGGTCGAGGCCCTCACCGAGCACACCCCGCTGATCGCGGACGAGGTCCTCGCCCTGGACTACGCGCAAGGCGAGGCGGACGACACGTACGGCGAGGTGTTCGAGGACGAAGGCCTGGCGCTCACGTTCCGCCTGCGCAAGCGGTAG
- the lspA gene encoding signal peptidase II: MAEAERIIGTPDNPEAEGTDEGGSTAADAAVNAGTGKRRILVLIGVSVVAYLLDLISKMIVVAKLEHQPPIDIIGDWLQFRALRNPGAAFGFGEAFTVIFTIIAAGVIVVIVRLARKLYSLPWAIALGLLLGGALGNLTDRLFRAPGVFEGAVVDFIAPKHFAVFNLADSAIVCGGILIVILSFKGLDPDGTVHKD; encoded by the coding sequence GTGGCAGAGGCGGAGCGCATCATCGGTACGCCGGACAATCCCGAGGCCGAGGGCACGGACGAGGGCGGCAGCACGGCCGCCGACGCCGCCGTGAACGCGGGCACGGGCAAGCGCAGGATCCTCGTGCTCATCGGCGTCTCCGTCGTCGCCTACCTGCTCGACCTGATCAGCAAGATGATCGTGGTCGCCAAGCTGGAGCACCAGCCGCCGATCGACATCATCGGCGACTGGCTCCAGTTCCGCGCGCTCCGCAACCCGGGCGCCGCCTTCGGGTTCGGCGAGGCGTTCACGGTGATCTTCACCATCATCGCCGCCGGGGTGATCGTGGTCATCGTCCGGCTCGCCCGCAAGCTCTACAGCCTGCCGTGGGCCATCGCCCTGGGACTGCTCCTGGGCGGTGCGCTCGGCAACCTCACCGACCGGCTCTTCCGGGCGCCCGGCGTGTTCGAGGGCGCGGTGGTGGACTTCATCGCCCCCAAGCACTTCGCGGTCTTCAACCTCGCCGACTCCGCGATCGTGTGCGGCGGCATCCTCATCGTGATCCTCTCCTTCAAGGGCCTGGACCCCGACGGGACCGTCCACAAGGACTGA
- a CDS encoding GNAT family N-acetyltransferase, whose protein sequence is MTSAPSAYSTRRAVEESDLAACFQVRKDVFVGEQNVPEEIEYDAHDATAVHVLAVAPDGTALGTGRLLHGEAASGRTGGDLTVGSLGRLAVTREARGLGVGAALVRALEDEAGRLGLAAVDLHAQTHALGFYERLGYVAYGPEFPDAGIPHRAMRRDIRPA, encoded by the coding sequence GTGACCTCGGCGCCATCCGCGTACAGCACCCGCAGGGCCGTCGAGGAGAGCGACCTCGCGGCCTGTTTCCAGGTGCGCAAGGACGTCTTCGTCGGTGAGCAGAACGTGCCCGAGGAGATCGAGTACGACGCCCACGACGCGACCGCCGTGCATGTGCTCGCCGTCGCGCCGGACGGCACGGCGCTGGGTACGGGACGGCTGCTCCACGGGGAGGCCGCGTCGGGCAGGACCGGTGGCGATCTCACCGTCGGCTCGCTGGGCCGGCTCGCGGTGACCCGGGAGGCCCGCGGCCTCGGGGTCGGCGCGGCCCTCGTACGCGCCCTGGAGGACGAGGCGGGCCGGCTCGGCCTGGCCGCCGTCGACCTGCACGCCCAGACCCACGCCCTCGGCTTCTACGAGCGGCTCGGATACGTCGCGTACGGCCCCGAGTTCCCCGACGCGGGCATCCCGCACCGCGCCATGCGACGGGACATCCGCCCGGCCTGA
- a CDS encoding DivIVA domain-containing protein — MPLTPEDVRNKQFTTVRLREGYDEDEVDAFLDEVESELTRLLRENEDLRAKLAAATRAAAQNQQQQQQQQQGMRKPPEQQDRPGAPVPAAISGPPQQQQPPQMGPPQLPGGAPQLPAGPSGHGPQGGHGPGQQGPHGPGQMQGGPMGGPMGGPMGHNPQQQMQQMQQPQMQQQGQGPGGDSAARVLSLAQQTADQAIAEARSEANKIVGEARSRAEGLERDARAKADALERDAQEKHRVAMGSLESARATLERKVEDLRGFEREYRTRLKSYLESQLRQLETQADDSLAPPRTPATASLPPSPSLAPAGAGAMGHSMGGSNHGGHGGQQMGGGQSMGSAPSYGGQQQMSPAMTQPMAPVRPQAPQPMQQAPSPMRGFLIDEDDN, encoded by the coding sequence ATGCCGTTGACCCCCGAGGACGTGCGGAACAAGCAGTTCACGACCGTCCGCCTCCGAGAAGGCTATGACGAGGACGAGGTCGATGCCTTTCTCGACGAGGTCGAATCGGAGCTGACCCGTCTGCTCCGTGAGAACGAGGACCTGCGCGCCAAGCTGGCCGCTGCGACGCGCGCCGCCGCGCAGAACCAGCAGCAACAGCAGCAACAGCAGCAGGGTATGCGCAAGCCGCCGGAACAGCAGGATCGCCCGGGCGCGCCCGTTCCCGCCGCCATATCCGGACCGCCGCAGCAGCAGCAGCCCCCGCAGATGGGTCCGCCCCAGCTGCCCGGCGGCGCGCCGCAGCTGCCCGCAGGTCCCAGCGGCCACGGCCCCCAGGGCGGCCACGGCCCCGGTCAGCAGGGCCCGCACGGCCCCGGCCAGATGCAGGGCGGTCCCATGGGTGGCCCCATGGGCGGTCCGATGGGTCACAACCCCCAGCAGCAGATGCAGCAGATGCAGCAGCCGCAGATGCAGCAGCAGGGTCAGGGCCCCGGTGGCGACAGCGCCGCCCGTGTCCTCTCGCTCGCGCAGCAGACCGCCGACCAGGCGATCGCGGAGGCCCGATCCGAGGCCAACAAGATCGTCGGCGAGGCGCGCAGCCGTGCCGAGGGCCTGGAGCGCGACGCGCGCGCCAAGGCCGACGCCCTGGAGCGGGACGCGCAGGAGAAGCACCGTGTGGCGATGGGCTCGCTGGAGTCGGCCCGCGCGACGCTGGAGCGCAAGGTCGAGGACCTGCGCGGCTTCGAGCGCGAGTACCGCACGCGGCTGAAGTCGTACCTGGAGAGCCAGCTGCGTCAGCTGGAGACCCAGGCGGACGACTCGCTCGCCCCGCCGCGGACCCCGGCGACCGCTTCGCTGCCGCCGTCCCCCTCGCTGGCCCCGGCCGGTGCGGGCGCGATGGGTCACTCCATGGGCGGCTCCAACCACGGTGGCCATGGCGGCCAGCAGATGGGTGGCGGCCAGTCCATGGGCAGTGCGCCGTCCTACGGCGGGCAGCAGCAGATGTCGCCCGCGATGACGCAGCCGATGGCACCGGTGCGGCCGCAGGCGCCGCAGCCGATGCAGCAGGCGCCGTCGCCGATGCGCGGGTTTCTGATCGACGAGGACGACAACTGA
- the pgeF gene encoding peptidoglycan editing factor PgeF — MIGQHRAEPVTGSAHFAFTDRWGGVSAAPYEELNLGGAVGDDPAAVGANRERAARDLGIDPASVVWMNQVHGRDVAVVDGPWGADTEIPAVDAVVTARRGLPLAVLTADCTPVLLADPVAGVVGAAHAGRPGLVAGIVPAAVEVMVALGAQPARITAHTGPAVCGRCYEVPAEMRAEIAEAVPGTWSETSWGTPAVDVTGGVHAQLAAFGVTDRHRSPVCTRESGDHFSYRRDRTTGRLAGYVWLGG; from the coding sequence GTGATAGGTCAGCATCGGGCAGAACCCGTCACGGGCAGCGCTCATTTCGCCTTCACCGATCGGTGGGGCGGAGTGAGCGCCGCTCCGTACGAGGAGCTCAACCTCGGCGGCGCGGTCGGCGACGACCCCGCCGCCGTCGGCGCGAACCGCGAGCGCGCCGCCCGCGACCTCGGCATCGACCCGGCCTCGGTCGTCTGGATGAACCAGGTGCACGGCCGGGATGTCGCGGTGGTGGACGGGCCCTGGGGTGCGGACACGGAGATTCCGGCGGTGGACGCGGTGGTGACCGCCCGGCGCGGACTGCCGCTCGCGGTGCTCACCGCCGACTGCACCCCCGTACTGCTCGCCGACCCGGTCGCCGGAGTCGTCGGAGCGGCGCACGCCGGGCGGCCGGGACTGGTCGCCGGAATCGTGCCGGCGGCGGTCGAGGTCATGGTCGCGCTGGGCGCACAACCCGCCCGGATCACCGCGCACACCGGACCGGCCGTCTGCGGACGGTGCTACGAAGTCCCGGCGGAGATGCGGGCCGAGATCGCGGAAGCCGTTCCCGGCACCTGGTCCGAGACCAGCTGGGGGACCCCGGCGGTGGATGTCACCGGCGGAGTGCACGCCCAGCTCGCCGCTTTCGGCGTGACCGACCGGCACCGTTCGCCGGTCTGCACCCGGGAATCGGGCGACCACTTCTCGTACCGCCGCGACCGCACCACCGGGCGGCTCGCCGGATATGTCTGGTTGGGCGGATAG
- a CDS encoding YggT family protein, giving the protein MGVALDVVYIALMCFLIVLIFRLVMDYVFQFARSWQPGKAMVVVLEATYTVTDPPLKLLRRFIPPLRLGGVALDLSFFVLMIIVYILISVVVRL; this is encoded by the coding sequence ATGGGCGTCGCACTGGATGTGGTCTATATCGCGCTGATGTGTTTCCTCATCGTGCTGATCTTCCGGCTGGTCATGGACTACGTCTTCCAGTTCGCACGTTCATGGCAACCCGGCAAGGCGATGGTGGTCGTACTTGAGGCCACCTACACTGTCACCGATCCACCGCTCAAGCTTCTGCGGCGGTTCATCCCGCCGCTGCGTCTCGGGGGCGTGGCACTCGACCTGTCCTTCTTCGTTCTGATGATCATCGTCTACATCCTGATCAGCGTTGTGGTCAGGTTGTGA
- a CDS encoding YggS family pyridoxal phosphate-dependent enzyme, which translates to MTDRKAQLAANLAQVEERISSACAAAGRKREDVTLIVVTKTYPASDVRILHELGVRHVAENRDQDAAPKATACADLSLTWHFVGQLQTNKVRSVTSYADVVQSVDRAKLVTALSAAAVRADRELGCLIQVALDAGSGERGERGGVAPDGVEELAAAVDAADGLRLDGLMTVAPLAGPFAGRQRAAFDRLMEISSRLRVARPAANMVSAGMSGDLEDAVAAGATHVRVGTAVLGDRPRLG; encoded by the coding sequence ATGACGGACCGTAAGGCTCAACTCGCGGCGAATCTCGCACAGGTGGAGGAAAGGATCTCCTCCGCCTGCGCCGCGGCCGGTCGCAAGCGCGAGGATGTGACCCTGATCGTGGTCACCAAGACCTACCCCGCGAGCGATGTGCGGATCCTGCACGAACTCGGTGTGCGCCATGTCGCGGAGAATCGTGACCAGGACGCGGCGCCCAAAGCCACCGCTTGTGCGGATCTTTCTCTGACATGGCACTTTGTCGGACAGTTGCAGACGAACAAGGTTCGGTCTGTGACGAGTTATGCCGATGTCGTGCAGTCGGTGGACCGGGCCAAGCTGGTCACCGCCCTCTCGGCCGCCGCGGTCCGCGCGGACCGCGAGCTCGGCTGCCTCATCCAGGTCGCCCTGGACGCCGGGAGCGGTGAGCGCGGTGAGCGCGGTGGGGTCGCGCCTGACGGGGTCGAGGAGTTGGCGGCCGCGGTGGACGCGGCCGACGGACTCCGGCTCGACGGTCTGATGACCGTGGCGCCGCTGGCCGGACCGTTTGCGGGACGGCAACGGGCCGCTTTCGACCGGCTGATGGAAATCTCATCCCGCCTGCGCGTCGCCCGTCCGGCTGCGAACATGGTCTCCGCAGGTATGAGCGGGGACTTGGAGGACGCGGTGGCGGCCGGAGCGACACATGTACGCGTCGGTACGGCGGTACTCGGAGACCGACCCCGGCTCGGGTAA
- a CDS encoding TraR/DksA family transcriptional regulator, translating into MVAKKTAEETAAEHDGAHEPPAEPAEETAKKSAAKKTTTKKAAKKTAPPTAPRKAVAKKAAAKKTADGKAVPKKSTAKKTGAKKAAKKAATTATGAAEAAEQTGAHTVVAKKSASRPAAGAQATAPVPPARAAAPGELAVRPGEDPWTPAEVDEARTLLTSETLRLRSELEASGAALAGLMRDSGDGAGDDEADTGTKNITREHELSLAANAQEMLEQTERALARLEAGTYGLCEVCGKPIGKARMQAFPRATLCVEDKQKQERRG; encoded by the coding sequence ATGGTGGCGAAGAAGACGGCGGAAGAGACCGCGGCCGAGCACGACGGCGCCCACGAGCCACCGGCCGAGCCCGCGGAGGAGACGGCGAAGAAGAGCGCCGCCAAGAAGACGACTACCAAGAAGGCAGCGAAGAAGACGGCCCCCCCAACGGCCCCCCGGAAGGCCGTGGCCAAGAAGGCGGCCGCGAAGAAGACCGCCGACGGGAAAGCCGTCCCCAAGAAGAGCACCGCCAAGAAGACCGGGGCCAAGAAGGCCGCGAAGAAGGCCGCGACGACGGCCACGGGGGCGGCCGAGGCCGCCGAGCAGACGGGAGCCCACACGGTGGTAGCCAAGAAGAGCGCTAGTCGCCCCGCAGCAGGCGCACAGGCGACGGCCCCGGTGCCGCCGGCCCGCGCGGCCGCCCCCGGCGAGCTGGCCGTACGGCCCGGGGAGGACCCCTGGACGCCCGCGGAGGTCGACGAGGCACGGACGCTGCTGACCAGCGAGACCCTGCGGCTGCGCAGCGAGCTGGAGGCCTCGGGCGCGGCGCTCGCCGGGCTGATGCGGGACTCCGGCGACGGCGCGGGCGACGACGAGGCCGACACCGGCACCAAGAACATCACCCGCGAGCACGAGCTGTCGCTCGCCGCCAACGCCCAGGAGATGCTGGAGCAGACCGAGCGGGCGCTCGCCCGGCTGGAGGCGGGGACCTACGGGCTCTGCGAGGTCTGCGGCAAACCGATCGGGAAGGCCCGGATGCAGGCGTTCCCCCGGGCCACCCTGTGCGTCGAGGACAAACAGAAGCAGGAGCGGCGCGGCTGA
- a CDS encoding RluA family pseudouridine synthase, whose translation MSTHPEIRTLPVPDGLEGERVDAAISRMFGFSRTKAAELAAAGKVQVDGSVAGKSERVHGGAWLEVEMPQAAPPVQIVAEPVEGMEIVHDDDDIVVIVKPVGVAAHPSPGWTGTTVIGGLAAAGYRISTSGAAERQGIVHRLDVGTSGLMVVAKSERAYTLLKAQFRDRVVEKKYHALVQGHPDPMSGTIDAPIGRHPNHDYKWAVTAEGKPSVTHYDLIEAYRAASLLDIKLETGRTHQIRVHMSAHRHPCVGDLTYGADPTLAKRLGLTRQWLHAVRLGFEHPADGSWVEFSSSYPADLQKALDTISAESQ comes from the coding sequence GTGAGTACGCACCCCGAGATCCGCACCCTGCCCGTACCGGACGGCCTGGAGGGCGAGCGCGTCGACGCCGCCATCTCCCGGATGTTCGGTTTCTCCCGCACCAAGGCCGCCGAGCTGGCCGCAGCCGGGAAGGTGCAGGTGGACGGTTCGGTGGCCGGAAAGTCCGAGCGGGTCCACGGCGGCGCCTGGCTGGAAGTGGAGATGCCGCAGGCGGCCCCTCCCGTCCAGATCGTCGCCGAGCCCGTCGAGGGCATGGAGATCGTCCACGACGACGACGACATCGTGGTCATCGTGAAGCCCGTCGGCGTCGCCGCCCACCCCAGCCCCGGCTGGACCGGCACCACCGTCATCGGCGGACTCGCCGCCGCCGGGTACCGGATCTCGACCTCCGGCGCCGCCGAGCGCCAGGGCATCGTGCACCGCCTCGACGTCGGCACCTCCGGCCTGATGGTCGTCGCCAAGTCCGAGCGCGCCTACACCCTGCTCAAGGCCCAGTTCCGCGACCGGGTCGTCGAGAAGAAGTACCACGCGCTCGTCCAGGGCCACCCGGACCCGATGAGCGGCACCATCGACGCCCCCATCGGGCGCCACCCCAACCACGACTACAAGTGGGCGGTCACCGCCGAGGGCAAGCCGTCGGTGACCCACTACGACCTCATCGAGGCCTACCGTGCCGCCAGCCTCCTGGACATCAAGCTGGAGACCGGCCGCACGCACCAGATCCGGGTCCACATGTCCGCACACCGCCACCCCTGCGTCGGCGACCTGACGTACGGCGCCGACCCGACCCTCGCCAAGCGGCTCGGGCTGACCCGGCAGTGGCTGCACGCGGTGCGCCTGGGCTTCGAGCATCCGGCCGACGGCAGCTGGGTGGAGTTCTCCAGCAGCTATCCGGCCGACCTCCAGAAGGCCCTCGACACCATCTCCGCGGAGAGCCAGTGA
- a CDS encoding cell division protein SepF gives MAGAMRKMAVYLGLVEDDGYDGPGFDPDDEFEPEPEPERDRRRHQPPHQVERDRERDRERERERDEPVRVVQPPAQREPVQLPAESGRPARIAPVASITPERPSLEKNAPVIMPKVVSEREPYRITTLHPRTYNEARTIGEHFREGTPVIMNLTEMDDTDAKRLVDFAAGLVFGLHGSIERVTQKVFLLSPANVDVTAEDKARIAEGGFFNQS, from the coding sequence ATGGCCGGCGCGATGCGCAAGATGGCGGTCTACCTCGGCCTCGTGGAGGACGATGGGTACGACGGTCCGGGGTTCGACCCCGATGACGAATTCGAACCTGAGCCGGAGCCCGAGCGCGACCGGCGCCGGCACCAGCCCCCCCACCAGGTGGAGCGGGACCGTGAGCGCGATCGCGAGCGGGAGCGCGAAAGGGACGAACCGGTACGAGTAGTACAGCCGCCCGCTCAGCGCGAGCCGGTTCAGCTCCCCGCGGAAAGCGGGCGACCCGCCCGAATCGCCCCCGTGGCATCCATCACACCCGAACGTCCGAGTCTGGAGAAGAACGCACCGGTGATCATGCCCAAGGTCGTGTCCGAGCGGGAGCCGTACCGCATCACCACGCTGCACCCCAGGACCTACAACGAGGCCCGTACCATCGGGGAACACTTCCGTGAAGGCACTCCGGTGATCATGAATCTCACGGAGATGGACGATACGGATGCGAAGCGACTTGTCGACTTTGCCGCAGGACTCGTCTTCGGTCTCCATGGCAGCATTGAACGCGTGACGCAGAAGGTGTTCCTGTTGTCGCCTGCTAACGTCGATGTCACGGCGGAGGACAAGGCCCGCATCGCAGAGGGCGGATTCTTCAACCAGAGCTGA